The proteins below are encoded in one region of Segatella copri:
- a CDS encoding ATP-binding cassette domain-containing protein — MQKIISIKNGVTRMPDWRMAEPVNFEACDGEHIAIVGPNGGGKSMFVDIIVGRHPLLMHDPDYDFSPSQKTMVSDNIKYITFRDSYGGDNDRTYFLQQRWNQLEIDENTPVVKDKLEEAYQMAGEDTPERRALQQHIYKLFHMQHLMDKYTILLSSGELRKFKLASTLFSEPRVLIMDNPFIGLDAETRDQLKELLKTLSSERALQIILVLSKSDDIPDFITHVVEVKDMKVQPKVTLAEYLAGRESVPAHVLSPEMVQAIVDQPYSDREYHTQEVVKMNKVRIQYGERIILKDLDWTVMNGERWALSGQNGAGKSTLLSLVCADNPQSYACDITLFDNPRGSGESIWDIKKHIGYVSPELHRSYQRDLPAIRIVASGLMDSVGLYVKPKEEDMDKCRFWMKVFGLEGLEDRGFLKLSSGEQRLVLLARAFVKDPELLILDEPLHGLDNRNRRLVKDVIEAFCRRQNKTMIMVTHYKEELPACIDHSIFLLRHTND, encoded by the coding sequence ATGCAAAAGATTATTAGCATTAAAAATGGTGTTACCCGTATGCCCGACTGGCGTATGGCAGAACCCGTAAACTTCGAGGCGTGCGATGGTGAGCACATCGCTATCGTAGGTCCGAACGGTGGAGGAAAATCAATGTTTGTCGACATCATCGTAGGTCGCCACCCACTCCTGATGCACGACCCTGATTACGATTTCTCACCTAGTCAGAAAACAATGGTGAGCGACAACATCAAGTATATTACCTTCCGCGACAGCTACGGAGGCGATAACGACCGCACTTATTTCCTGCAGCAGCGCTGGAACCAGCTCGAGATAGACGAGAACACGCCTGTCGTAAAGGACAAGTTGGAAGAAGCCTACCAGATGGCCGGTGAAGACACTCCGGAGCGCAGAGCCCTGCAGCAGCACATCTACAAACTCTTCCACATGCAGCACCTGATGGACAAATACACCATCCTGCTCTCAAGTGGCGAGCTCCGCAAGTTCAAACTTGCCTCTACCCTCTTCTCAGAGCCTCGCGTGCTCATCATGGACAATCCGTTTATCGGACTCGATGCTGAAACCCGTGACCAGCTCAAGGAACTGCTCAAGACCCTCTCTTCAGAACGAGCCCTGCAGATTATCCTCGTACTGAGCAAGAGCGATGATATTCCCGATTTCATCACCCACGTGGTAGAAGTGAAGGATATGAAGGTTCAGCCTAAGGTAACCCTCGCCGAATATCTTGCCGGCAGAGAATCCGTGCCTGCCCATGTGCTGAGCCCGGAGATGGTACAGGCCATCGTAGACCAGCCTTACAGCGACCGCGAATATCACACCCAGGAAGTGGTGAAGATGAACAAGGTACGCATACAGTATGGCGAGCGAATCATCCTCAAGGACCTCGACTGGACCGTGATGAACGGCGAGCGATGGGCTTTGAGCGGACAGAACGGAGCCGGAAAGAGTACGCTCCTCAGTCTGGTCTGTGCCGATAATCCGCAGAGTTATGCCTGCGACATCACCCTCTTCGACAATCCTCGAGGCAGCGGCGAAAGCATCTGGGACATCAAGAAACACATCGGCTACGTATCGCCTGAGCTTCACCGCTCTTACCAGCGCGACCTGCCAGCCATCCGCATCGTAGCAAGCGGCCTGATGGATTCCGTAGGTCTCTATGTAAAGCCGAAGGAAGAAGATATGGACAAGTGCCGCTTCTGGATGAAAGTCTTCGGACTGGAAGGTCTTGAAGACCGTGGTTTCCTGAAGCTCTCCAGCGGCGAACAGCGCCTCGTTCTCCTGGCACGAGCCTTTGTCAAGGATCCGGAACTGCTGATTCTCGATGAACCGCTCCACGGACTCGACAACCGCAACCGCCGTCTTGTAAAAGACGTCATCGAAGCCTTCTGTCGCCGCCAGAACAAAACCATGATCATGGTAACGCATTATAAGGAAGAATTGCCAGCGTGCATCGACCACAGCATCTTCCTCTTGCGCCACACCAACGATTAA
- the ruvC gene encoding crossover junction endodeoxyribonuclease RuvC, with protein MIKKSNTEKIILGIDPGTNVMGYGVIRIIGNKAELVVMGVIDMRKESDPYLRLGKIFDRVTGIIDSYLPDEMAIEAPFFGKNVQSMLKLGRAQGVAIAAAIHHSVPIHEYAPLKIKMAITGQGQASKEQVAGMLQRLLHIQQDEMPKFMDATDALGAAYCHFLQMNRPETDAKHYSSWKDFATKNQSRIKK; from the coding sequence ATGATCAAGAAATCGAATACAGAGAAGATTATACTCGGCATTGACCCCGGAACCAACGTGATGGGCTATGGCGTAATCCGCATCATCGGCAACAAGGCAGAACTGGTGGTGATGGGCGTTATCGACATGCGCAAAGAGAGCGATCCCTATCTCCGGCTGGGCAAGATCTTCGACCGCGTAACCGGCATCATCGACAGCTATCTGCCCGATGAGATGGCCATCGAAGCCCCCTTCTTCGGCAAGAACGTGCAGTCGATGCTCAAACTGGGCAGAGCGCAGGGAGTAGCCATCGCAGCCGCCATTCATCACAGCGTTCCTATCCACGAATATGCGCCGCTCAAAATCAAGATGGCCATTACGGGACAGGGACAGGCTTCGAAGGAACAGGTGGCAGGAATGCTGCAGCGACTGCTCCATATTCAGCAAGATGAAATGCCGAAGTTCATGGACGCTACCGATGCGCTGGGGGCAGCCTACTGCCACTTTCTGCAGATGAACCGCCCGGAGACCGACGCCAAGCACTACAGCAGCTGGAAAGACTTTGCAACAAAGAATCAGAGTAGAATAAAAAAATAA
- a CDS encoding MBL fold metallo-hydrolase, producing the protein MLHIERFQVNMLQENCYVVSDETKECVIIDCGAFYPEERTAITQYIKENQFKPVHLLVTHGHLDHNFGNNTIYQEFGLKPEVSAADENLMKGLAKQAETFYQMQLDYQFPPIGRFFEDEEVIKFGNHEFQVIATPGHSSGSVTFYCEAEHVAFTGDTLFHNSIGRTDFPGGSMFRIINSLRHLGQLPDETQVLPGHGEYTSIGEELAHNPYMDR; encoded by the coding sequence ATGTTACATATAGAAAGATTTCAAGTAAACATGTTGCAGGAAAACTGCTACGTGGTGAGCGATGAGACCAAGGAATGCGTCATCATCGATTGCGGCGCCTTCTATCCGGAAGAGCGCACGGCTATTACACAATATATTAAGGAGAACCAGTTCAAGCCCGTTCACCTGCTCGTAACCCATGGCCATCTTGACCATAACTTCGGCAACAACACCATCTATCAGGAGTTCGGACTGAAACCGGAAGTATCGGCAGCAGATGAAAACCTGATGAAGGGACTCGCCAAGCAGGCAGAAACCTTCTATCAGATGCAACTCGATTACCAGTTTCCGCCGATAGGCAGATTCTTCGAAGATGAAGAGGTCATCAAGTTCGGTAACCACGAGTTCCAGGTCATCGCCACTCCGGGCCACAGCAGCGGTTCCGTCACCTTCTATTGCGAGGCAGAGCACGTAGCCTTCACCGGCGACACCCTCTTCCACAACTCTATCGGCAGAACCGATTTCCCTGGAGGCAGCATGTTCCGCATCATCAACAGTCTGCGCCATCTCGGTCAGTTGCCTGACGAAACCCAGGTTCTCCCGGGTCATGGCGAATACACCAGCATAGGCGAAGAGCTTGCTCACAATCCTTATATGGACCGTTAA
- the rsmG gene encoding 16S rRNA (guanine(527)-N(7))-methyltransferase RsmG, with the protein MIEIIEKYFPNLTEEQKKQFEALDALYRDWNSKINVISRKDIDNLYEHHVLHSLAIAKAIHFRPGTEILDFGCGGGFPGIPLAILFPECKFKLIDGTGKKIRVCNEVATAINLQNLKAEHLRGEDEKGKYDFVVSRAVMQLPDLMKIIKKNFKQKGQNALPNGLLCLKGGNLKEELKQYFKISEITPLSTFFDEEWFSQDKQLVYVPA; encoded by the coding sequence ATGATAGAAATAATAGAGAAATACTTCCCGAACCTCACGGAAGAGCAGAAAAAGCAGTTCGAGGCACTCGATGCATTATACCGCGACTGGAACAGCAAGATCAATGTCATCAGCCGCAAGGACATCGATAATCTGTACGAGCACCACGTGCTCCATTCTCTGGCAATAGCCAAAGCCATCCATTTCCGTCCGGGCACGGAGATTCTCGATTTCGGCTGCGGCGGAGGTTTCCCGGGCATTCCGCTCGCCATCCTTTTCCCTGAATGCAAGTTCAAGCTGATAGATGGAACGGGCAAGAAAATCAGAGTCTGCAACGAGGTGGCTACGGCCATCAATCTGCAGAATCTCAAGGCAGAGCATCTGCGCGGAGAGGACGAAAAAGGCAAGTACGATTTCGTGGTAAGCCGTGCGGTAATGCAGCTTCCTGACCTGATGAAGATTATCAAGAAAAACTTTAAGCAGAAGGGACAAAACGCTCTGCCTAACGGACTTCTGTGTCTGAAGGGCGGTAATCTGAAAGAAGAACTGAAGCAATACTTCAAGATTTCAGAAATCACTCCGCTCAGCACTTTCTTCGATGAAGAATGGTTCAGTCAGGACAAGCAACTGGTTTACGTTCCGGCTTAG
- a CDS encoding HAD family hydrolase → MIKAALFDLDGVVFDTESQYSIFWGMIGREYHPEMPDFEYRIKGQTLVQIYDKYFTDEAVFAHIEGFTGAKEEQAKITARLDEFEKTMQYEYIAGFEDFISDLKEHGVKCAVVTSSNIQKMLNVYERHPEFKAYFDRVLTSEDFAESKPHPDCYLKGAAYFGVEPEDCVGLEDSFNGLKAVRASGAFTLGLATTNSREAIQPLSDYVIDDYRGFSFADLQRIVENAK, encoded by the coding sequence ATGATAAAAGCAGCACTCTTCGATCTGGATGGCGTGGTATTCGATACAGAATCACAGTACTCCATCTTCTGGGGAATGATAGGCAGGGAGTATCATCCGGAAATGCCCGATTTCGAATATCGCATCAAAGGACAGACTCTGGTTCAGATTTACGACAAGTATTTCACCGATGAAGCCGTCTTCGCCCACATCGAAGGTTTTACAGGCGCAAAGGAGGAACAGGCTAAGATTACAGCCCGACTGGATGAGTTTGAAAAGACCATGCAGTATGAATATATTGCAGGGTTCGAAGACTTCATCAGCGACTTGAAGGAGCATGGCGTAAAATGCGCTGTGGTAACGAGCAGCAACATTCAGAAGATGCTGAATGTTTATGAACGTCACCCGGAATTCAAGGCTTATTTCGACCGCGTGCTGACCAGCGAGGATTTCGCTGAGAGCAAGCCTCATCCTGACTGCTATCTGAAAGGTGCAGCCTATTTCGGTGTAGAACCGGAGGACTGTGTAGGGCTGGAAGACAGCTTTAACGGACTGAAGGCGGTGAGAGCCTCAGGAGCCTTTACCTTAGGTCTTGCCACAACGAACAGCAGAGAAGCCATCCAACCGCTATCCGACTATGTGATAGATGATTACAGAGGTTTCAGCTTTGCTGACTTGCAGCGCATCGTGGAGAATGCGAAATAG
- the panB gene encoding 3-methyl-2-oxobutanoate hydroxymethyltransferase, giving the protein MGYLSTDKKKITTKTFAEMKKAGEKVTMLTAYDFTTAGIIDAAGIDSILIGDSASNVMAGNADTLPITVDQMIYHARSVARACQHAFVVCDMPFGSYQISKEEALRNACRMMKETGVDALKLEGGVEICDTVKALVNAGIPVHGHLGLTPQSVNKFGGYGIRAKEEAEAQKLISDAIALDEAGCFAIVLEKVPAKLAAEVSKKVKAVTIGIGAGNGCDGQVLVYADALGMTQGFKPKFLRHFAQVGEEMTKGVKAYIDAVKTVDYPSAEESY; this is encoded by the coding sequence ATGGGATATTTATCTACTGACAAGAAGAAAATTACCACCAAGACCTTCGCAGAAATGAAGAAGGCTGGCGAGAAAGTAACCATGCTGACAGCATACGACTTTACAACAGCCGGAATTATAGATGCTGCAGGAATTGACTCTATATTAATAGGTGATTCGGCCAGCAATGTGATGGCAGGAAATGCAGACACATTGCCGATTACCGTAGACCAGATGATTTATCACGCCCGCAGCGTGGCACGTGCCTGCCAGCATGCTTTCGTGGTTTGCGACATGCCTTTCGGCAGCTATCAGATCAGCAAGGAAGAGGCGCTTCGCAATGCTTGCCGCATGATGAAGGAAACGGGTGTAGACGCTCTGAAACTGGAAGGCGGCGTAGAAATCTGCGACACGGTTAAGGCGCTGGTTAATGCCGGAATCCCGGTTCATGGTCATCTCGGACTTACCCCGCAGAGCGTGAACAAGTTTGGCGGTTATGGCATTCGTGCCAAGGAAGAGGCTGAGGCACAGAAACTTATCAGCGACGCCATTGCGCTGGACGAAGCAGGCTGCTTTGCCATCGTGCTGGAGAAGGTTCCTGCTAAGCTCGCTGCTGAAGTAAGCAAGAAGGTAAAGGCTGTAACAATCGGAATCGGTGCAGGTAACGGCTGCGACGGACAGGTTCTGGTTTATGCTGATGCACTCGGAATGACACAGGGCTTCAAGCCTAAGTTCCTGCGCCACTTTGCTCAGGTAGGCGAGGAAATGACCAAGGGTGTGAAGGCTTATATTGATGCGGTGAAGACCGTAGATTATCCTAGCGCTGAAGAGAGTTATTAA
- a CDS encoding MFS transporter, translating into MDTQNTPVHIKLWHKDFWRLCFANLLLMSSVYMLVFAIPYFLLQEKFQMWQIGCVLLAYGFGLFLFGGFCSYLVQRYRRNMVCQLSILSVVVCHSVLYYLDTFWNIRFSFEILLAVRFLLGAFLGLAQMTLASTLVIDSCESFQRTEANYITSWFARFSIAVGPLVACFVYNYFGMGYVFPTASLLALGAFVLVSRAKFPFKAPAEGIKVFSLDRFYLPQGTPLFVNIILITFSAGLYFSVPHSTGNFLMIFGGLVLAFLAEKFVFADADLKSQIIVGLILLASAELISFGSQEFAVEIVVPTLLGFSLGIIGSRFLLFYIKLAKHCQRGTSVNSFFLAWELGLSLGLGLGFLFHNLPARAHFDVDHPVYNMIESGMLHYALFTTIVSLLVYNFLVHPWYMKHKNR; encoded by the coding sequence ATGGATACACAAAATACTCCAGTACATATCAAACTGTGGCACAAGGACTTCTGGCGATTATGCTTTGCCAACCTCTTGCTGATGTCGAGTGTGTACATGCTCGTTTTTGCCATTCCTTATTTCCTGCTTCAGGAGAAGTTTCAGATGTGGCAGATAGGGTGTGTGCTTCTTGCATACGGCTTTGGACTGTTTCTGTTTGGCGGCTTCTGCTCTTATCTGGTGCAGCGCTACCGCAGGAATATGGTCTGCCAGCTTTCCATTTTAAGTGTGGTTGTTTGTCATTCGGTTCTTTACTATCTGGATACGTTCTGGAACATCCGGTTTTCTTTTGAGATTCTCTTGGCGGTCCGTTTCCTGTTGGGAGCATTTCTGGGGTTGGCTCAGATGACGCTTGCCAGTACGCTGGTTATTGATTCCTGCGAGTCGTTCCAGCGCACCGAGGCTAATTACATTACCTCTTGGTTTGCCCGTTTTTCGATAGCCGTAGGACCCTTGGTGGCATGTTTTGTTTACAACTATTTCGGCATGGGCTATGTTTTCCCTACGGCTTCGTTGCTGGCTTTGGGAGCCTTCGTGCTGGTTTCTCGCGCCAAGTTTCCTTTCAAGGCGCCTGCCGAAGGAATCAAGGTTTTCAGCCTCGACCGCTTCTATCTGCCACAGGGAACTCCGCTGTTTGTCAATATCATCCTGATTACTTTTTCTGCGGGATTATACTTTTCTGTGCCTCATTCTACTGGTAACTTTCTGATGATTTTCGGAGGGTTGGTCTTGGCGTTTCTGGCAGAAAAGTTTGTCTTTGCTGATGCAGATCTGAAGAGTCAGATAATCGTAGGTCTGATATTGTTGGCTTCTGCTGAACTGATTTCGTTCGGAAGTCAGGAGTTTGCTGTAGAAATCGTGGTTCCAACCTTGCTGGGTTTCAGCTTGGGAATCATCGGAAGCCGTTTCCTGCTCTTCTATATCAAGCTTGCCAAACATTGCCAGCGCGGCACGAGCGTGAATTCGTTCTTCCTGGCTTGGGAATTGGGATTGAGCTTGGGACTCGGTCTCGGATTCCTGTTCCATAATCTTCCGGCGAGAGCGCATTTTGACGTAGATCATCCTGTATATAATATGATTGAATCAGGGATGTTGCACTATGCGCTTTTTACAACAATCGTATCGTTGCTGGTGTACAATTTCTTGGTTCATCCTTGGTACATGAAGCATAAAAACAGATAA
- a CDS encoding AAA family ATPase, with product MAEAIDIRELNIRIEQQSQFVTNLVMGMNKVIVGQKHLVDCLLIGLLSDGHILLEGVPGLAKTLAIKTLSQLISSDYSRIQFTPDLLPADVVGTQIYSQKDEAFHVKRGPVFANFVLADEINRAPAKVQSALLEAMQEHQVTIGDETFKLPSPFLVMATQNPIEQEGTYQLPEAQVDRFLLKVIIDYPTLEEEKLIIRENIQGGLPEVTPVTSAEEILKARKIVNEVYLDEKIEQYIADIVFASRYPDRYGLGELKDMITFGGSPRASISLAKAARAYAFIKHRGYVIPEDVRAVAHDVLRHRIGLSYEAEASNVTSEEIVSRIINKVEVP from the coding sequence ATGGCAGAAGCTATTGATATCCGCGAATTGAATATCCGGATAGAACAACAAAGTCAGTTTGTTACCAACCTGGTAATGGGCATGAATAAGGTAATCGTAGGTCAGAAACACCTTGTAGATTGCCTTCTTATCGGTCTTCTCTCTGATGGTCATATCCTGCTTGAGGGTGTACCTGGACTGGCGAAGACACTTGCAATCAAGACATTGTCACAGCTTATCAGCTCCGACTATAGCCGCATTCAGTTTACTCCTGACCTGTTGCCTGCCGATGTGGTGGGTACTCAGATTTATTCACAGAAAGACGAGGCTTTCCATGTAAAGCGCGGTCCTGTCTTCGCCAATTTCGTTTTGGCAGATGAGATTAACCGTGCCCCAGCCAAGGTGCAGAGTGCGCTGCTCGAAGCCATGCAGGAACACCAGGTTACCATTGGTGATGAAACCTTCAAACTGCCTAGTCCGTTCCTGGTAATGGCTACACAGAACCCTATCGAGCAGGAAGGAACCTATCAGTTGCCTGAAGCTCAGGTAGACCGTTTCCTGCTGAAGGTAATCATCGATTATCCTACACTGGAAGAGGAGAAACTCATCATCCGCGAGAATATTCAGGGCGGACTTCCTGAGGTCACACCTGTAACATCAGCAGAGGAGATTCTGAAGGCTCGCAAGATTGTAAACGAGGTTTATCTCGATGAGAAGATTGAGCAGTATATTGCCGATATCGTCTTTGCTTCTCGTTATCCAGACCGCTATGGACTGGGCGAACTGAAAGACATGATTACCTTCGGCGGCAGTCCTCGTGCCAGCATCTCTCTTGCCAAGGCAGCCAGAGCCTATGCATTTATCAAGCATCGCGGCTATGTGATTCCTGAGGATGTAAGAGCTGTGGCCCACGACGTATTGCGCCATCGTATCGGCCTTTCTTACGAGGCCGAGGCAAGCAATGTGACAAGCGAGGAAATCGTAAGCCGCATCATCAATAAGGTGGAAGTGCCTTGA
- a CDS encoding DUF58 domain-containing protein, with product MDTQDILKKVRKIEIKTRGLSQNIFAGQYHSAFKGRGMAFAEVREYQYGDDVRDIDWNVTARFHKPYVKVFEEERELTVMLLVDVSGSLDFGTMKQMKRDLATEIAATLAFSAIQNNDKIGVIFFSDRIEKYIPPKKGRKHILYIIREMLNFQPQSQRTDIGCALEYFTRVMKRHCTAFVISDFYDHKDFQHQLQIANQKHDVVAIQVYDPRAKVLPDVGLLKVMDAETGHEMYIDTSSKKLRMAHTQQWLMQQENLKTDFAKSKVDWTSIATNEDFSKALLMLFKQRG from the coding sequence TTGGATACACAAGATATCTTAAAAAAGGTTCGGAAGATAGAAATCAAGACTCGCGGACTGAGTCAGAACATCTTCGCTGGTCAGTATCATTCTGCCTTCAAGGGTAGGGGAATGGCCTTTGCCGAGGTGCGCGAATATCAGTACGGCGATGATGTGAGAGACATCGACTGGAACGTGACCGCCCGCTTTCATAAACCTTATGTCAAGGTGTTTGAAGAGGAAAGGGAACTTACCGTGATGCTGCTCGTAGACGTCAGCGGGTCGCTCGATTTCGGTACGATGAAGCAGATGAAGCGCGATCTGGCTACTGAGATTGCTGCCACACTCGCCTTCAGTGCCATTCAGAACAATGACAAGATAGGTGTCATCTTCTTCTCTGACCGTATCGAGAAGTACATTCCGCCTAAGAAAGGAAGAAAGCATATTCTCTATATCATCAGAGAAATGCTCAACTTCCAGCCGCAAAGCCAGCGTACCGACATCGGCTGCGCCCTGGAATATTTCACCCGCGTGATGAAACGCCACTGCACAGCTTTCGTAATCAGCGACTTCTACGATCATAAGGATTTCCAGCATCAGCTGCAGATTGCCAACCAGAAACATGATGTAGTAGCCATCCAGGTTTACGACCCGCGTGCCAAGGTGCTGCCTGATGTAGGATTGCTCAAGGTGATGGACGCAGAAACCGGACACGAAATGTATATTGATACAAGTTCGAAGAAACTGCGAATGGCTCATACCCAGCAATGGCTGATGCAGCAGGAGAATCTGAAAACCGACTTTGCCAAAAGCAAGGTCGACTGGACTTCGATTGCCACTAACGAGGACTTCTCGAAGGCGCTCCTGATGCTTTTCAAGCAGAGGGGCTGA